In a single window of the Micrococcaceae bacterium Sec5.7 genome:
- a CDS encoding biotin/lipoate A/B protein ligase family protein translates to MTSASFSAADNNVAGHHGEFKVPGGKLVVVDLDVVDGRFAKVSLSGDFFLEPDEALLDINRGLTGLPETSTAAEITAGVIAALPTDAVLFGFSAEAVAVAVRRALSRATAWSDHHWNVIAPTVLPTQVNVALDEVLTEEVGAGRRNPTLRFWDWEEPSVVIGSFQSVRNEIDPDGVGRHGVTVVRRISGGGAMFMEAGNCITYSLYLPQTLVDGISFADSYAFLDAWVMAALQKLGIKAFYVPLNDIATDQGKIGGAAQKRLANGGMLHHVTMSYDIDADKMVEVLRIGKEKLSDKGTRSAKKRVDPLRRQTGLARTEIIADMIDVFSERYAATPSELTETELAAARERVAAKFGTEEWLNRVP, encoded by the coding sequence ATGACTTCCGCCTCTTTTTCCGCAGCTGACAACAACGTCGCCGGCCATCACGGTGAGTTCAAGGTGCCCGGCGGCAAACTCGTGGTGGTGGATCTCGACGTCGTCGACGGCCGCTTCGCGAAGGTGTCCCTCAGCGGTGACTTCTTCCTGGAGCCCGACGAAGCCCTGCTGGACATCAACCGGGGGCTCACAGGTCTCCCGGAGACCTCGACGGCGGCCGAGATCACCGCTGGTGTGATAGCCGCGCTGCCCACGGACGCGGTCCTCTTCGGATTCTCAGCCGAAGCCGTGGCCGTGGCAGTCCGCCGGGCATTGTCCCGGGCCACAGCGTGGTCAGACCACCACTGGAACGTCATTGCCCCCACTGTCCTGCCCACGCAGGTCAACGTGGCCCTGGACGAGGTTCTCACGGAGGAAGTCGGCGCCGGGCGCCGCAACCCCACCCTCCGGTTCTGGGACTGGGAGGAGCCGTCAGTGGTGATCGGCAGCTTCCAGTCTGTCCGCAACGAGATCGACCCCGACGGCGTGGGCCGTCACGGCGTGACCGTTGTCCGCCGGATCAGCGGCGGGGGAGCGATGTTTATGGAGGCGGGAAACTGCATCACATACTCGCTTTACCTCCCGCAGACCCTCGTGGACGGAATCAGCTTCGCCGACTCGTATGCCTTCCTGGACGCCTGGGTCATGGCTGCCCTGCAGAAACTGGGCATTAAGGCCTTTTACGTCCCGCTCAACGACATTGCCACCGACCAGGGCAAGATCGGCGGGGCCGCCCAGAAGCGGCTGGCGAACGGCGGCATGCTGCACCACGTCACCATGAGCTACGACATCGACGCCGACAAGATGGTGGAGGTGCTCCGGATCGGCAAGGAAAAACTCTCGGACAAAGGCACGCGGAGCGCCAAGAAGCGCGTTGACCCGCTGCGCCGTCAGACCGGGCTGGCCCGAACTGAAATCATTGCGGACATGATCGATGTCTTCAGTGAACGCTACGCGGCCACGCCGTCAGAACTCACGGAAACGGAACTGGCCGCCGCCCGCGAACGGGTGGCGGCCAAGTTTGGCACCGAAGAGTGGCTGAACAGGGTTCCTTAG
- the pepN gene encoding aminopeptidase N, protein MSNENLQRDEAAIRSALITTHSYDVSLDVRLAADPEVPGYTSRSVITFSASEPGSSTFLDFINSDVHSVFLNGRGLSVADVVEGARIRLDNLQAENQVTVTGTAPYSRSGEGMHRFVDPADGKCYLYTQYEPADARRVFANFEQPDLKAGFTFHVMAPSEWHVASNGVEASRTQLTSDPATSRWDFAGTKPISTYITTVLAGPYFKAEDHWSKTLDDGTSLDVPLALYCRESMAESFDADELFALTKKGLDFFNELFDYPYPWGKYDQAFVPEYNLGAMENPGLVTFTESYVFTSRATDSQYQARANTLMHEMAHMWFGDLVTMQWWDDLWLKESFADYMGTLGVDRATGWDTAWVNFANNRKSWAYLQDQLPTTHPIVADIPDLEAAKQNFDGITYAKGASVLKQLVAYVGFDAFIAGSRKYFRDHEYGNTTLAELLAALGTASGRDLTDWAQQWLQTSGISTLSTEIEANDGVLGAVTIVQDAEDPVTGRQEPRPHRLRVGLYNFNGDGALVRSGSVETDVSGPSTTVAELDGRQQPALLLVNDEDLSYAKVRLDPVSETTVRNSLDKISDPMVRALCWTALWNSARDGAAPASSYVEAVQQFGPSETGIGVLLNILGNASTAIERYVPAEDRDAVRGTHLATAAAQLHAAAPGSDHQLAWARTLAAASRQDPARLPLLRGILDGTAVVDGLAVDAELRWNLWHALAANGQAGPAELEAELARDTTASGRAGHATALAARPDAGVKSAAWEAAVHGTELSNQMLSATIAGFTTASVELLDPYVEPYFDCLESVWAGRSMEIASRIIRGLYPAAQDLGPALLSPEQHPVIVRTDSWLEEHADAPRALRRIIIEQRSHLDRALRAQAASLSV, encoded by the coding sequence GTGTCAAATGAGAATCTGCAACGCGATGAAGCGGCAATACGCTCGGCCCTGATCACCACCCACAGCTACGACGTCTCCCTCGACGTCCGTCTGGCCGCCGATCCGGAGGTCCCCGGCTACACCAGCCGCAGCGTCATCACCTTCTCGGCCTCGGAACCGGGATCCTCCACATTCCTGGATTTCATCAACAGCGACGTGCACAGCGTCTTCCTCAACGGCAGGGGACTTTCTGTTGCCGACGTCGTTGAGGGGGCCCGGATCCGGCTCGACAACCTGCAGGCAGAGAACCAGGTGACCGTCACCGGGACTGCCCCCTACAGCCGCTCCGGCGAAGGCATGCATCGCTTTGTGGACCCGGCCGACGGCAAGTGCTACCTGTACACCCAGTACGAGCCCGCAGATGCCCGGCGCGTATTCGCCAACTTTGAGCAGCCGGACCTCAAGGCCGGGTTCACCTTCCATGTGATGGCGCCCTCCGAATGGCACGTCGCCTCCAACGGCGTTGAAGCATCGCGCACCCAGCTGACCAGCGATCCCGCGACGAGCCGCTGGGACTTTGCCGGCACCAAGCCGATTTCCACCTATATCACCACTGTCCTGGCCGGCCCGTACTTCAAGGCAGAGGACCACTGGAGCAAAACGCTCGACGACGGCACTTCCCTTGACGTCCCGCTGGCACTTTACTGCCGGGAATCAATGGCGGAATCCTTTGATGCAGACGAGCTCTTTGCACTCACCAAAAAGGGCCTGGACTTCTTCAACGAGCTGTTCGACTATCCATACCCGTGGGGCAAGTATGATCAGGCGTTTGTGCCCGAATACAACCTGGGCGCCATGGAAAACCCTGGCTTGGTCACCTTTACTGAGAGCTATGTGTTCACATCCCGGGCAACTGATTCGCAGTACCAGGCCCGTGCCAACACCTTGATGCACGAGATGGCCCACATGTGGTTCGGCGATCTGGTGACGATGCAGTGGTGGGATGATCTGTGGCTCAAGGAATCGTTCGCGGATTACATGGGAACGCTCGGCGTTGACCGCGCCACGGGTTGGGATACGGCGTGGGTGAACTTCGCAAACAACCGCAAGTCCTGGGCCTATCTGCAGGATCAACTGCCCACCACCCACCCGATCGTGGCCGATATCCCTGACCTCGAGGCGGCAAAACAGAACTTCGACGGCATCACCTATGCCAAAGGCGCTTCCGTCCTGAAGCAGCTGGTGGCCTACGTGGGATTTGATGCCTTCATCGCCGGATCCAGAAAGTACTTCAGAGACCACGAATACGGCAACACCACCCTTGCAGAGCTGCTGGCTGCCCTGGGCACCGCCTCCGGCCGCGACCTGACAGACTGGGCGCAGCAGTGGCTGCAGACCTCCGGGATCTCCACTCTGAGCACGGAGATCGAAGCGAACGACGGTGTACTCGGCGCAGTGACCATCGTCCAGGACGCCGAGGATCCCGTAACGGGACGGCAGGAGCCACGCCCGCACCGGCTGCGCGTGGGACTGTACAACTTTAATGGTGACGGGGCCCTGGTCCGGTCAGGAAGCGTGGAAACAGACGTCTCCGGCCCGTCGACGACGGTGGCGGAATTGGACGGCCGGCAGCAGCCGGCCCTTCTGCTCGTCAATGATGAGGACCTCAGCTACGCCAAGGTCAGGCTTGATCCGGTATCTGAAACCACTGTCCGCAACTCGCTGGACAAGATCAGCGACCCCATGGTGCGTGCGCTGTGCTGGACGGCACTGTGGAACTCCGCCCGTGACGGTGCAGCTCCGGCTTCCTCCTACGTCGAAGCAGTCCAGCAGTTCGGACCGTCCGAAACGGGCATCGGTGTTCTGCTGAACATTCTCGGGAACGCCTCGACGGCAATCGAACGCTACGTCCCGGCGGAGGACCGGGACGCCGTCCGCGGTACGCACCTGGCAACCGCAGCCGCCCAGCTGCATGCAGCCGCGCCGGGCTCCGACCACCAGCTGGCCTGGGCACGGACCCTGGCCGCGGCCAGCCGTCAGGACCCGGCCCGGCTGCCGTTGCTTCGGGGCATCCTGGACGGCACCGCGGTGGTGGACGGCCTGGCCGTTGATGCGGAACTGCGCTGGAACCTCTGGCACGCGCTGGCGGCCAACGGCCAGGCCGGCCCGGCGGAACTGGAAGCGGAGCTGGCCAGAGACACCACGGCATCCGGACGTGCCGGGCACGCCACTGCGCTCGCAGCCAGGCCTGACGCTGGCGTGAAGTCAGCGGCCTGGGAGGCCGCAGTCCATGGAACGGAGCTCTCCAACCAAATGCTCAGCGCCACGATTGCGGGCTTCACCACGGCTTCCGTGGAGCTGCTGGACCCCTACGTGGAGCCATACTTCGACTGCCTCGAATCCGTTTGGGCCGGGCGAAGCATGGAAATCGCCAGCCGGATCATCCGCGGTCTCTATCCGGCAGCTCAGGATCTTGGGCCGGCACTCTTGTCTCCGGAACAGCACCCGGTGATCGTGCGCACTGACTCGTGGCTGGAGGAACATGCCGATGCGCCGCGTGCACTCCGAAGGATCATCATCGAACAGCGGAGCCACCTGGACCGGGCATTACGGGCACAGGCAGCGTCACTTTCCGTCTAA
- a CDS encoding putative sulfate exporter family transporter translates to MFRFPRALSGGLHGQAGRLLPGLLTAVLALAMAFTVHAAVPALPAMTLAVVLGLLAANLPATAVWVAGRARPGLDFAGKHLMRGGIVLLGLKVSIMDVLGLGWFALLLIAGVVLASFAGTYGIARAFRLPGETSLLIATGFSICGASAIGAMAAVRRIRHVDTVLPVALVTLCGTLAIGVLPLLMHPLQLSAGTFGAWTGASVHDVGQVVATAQTAGTAALGIAVVVKLTRVILLAPMVAAAGVQQRMAARRQAQPGGQETGKLPPVIPLFVIGFVAMVGLRSTGWLSAGWLEAGAGLQDILLGAALFGLGSAVRIRTLLHTGSRAVLAALASWLLIAVLGLGAAVLMIR, encoded by the coding sequence ATCTTCAGATTCCCGAGGGCCCTGTCCGGTGGGCTCCACGGGCAGGCTGGCCGGCTGCTGCCCGGCCTCCTGACGGCCGTGTTGGCCCTCGCAATGGCGTTCACCGTCCACGCTGCCGTGCCCGCGCTGCCGGCCATGACGTTGGCCGTGGTCCTGGGTCTGCTGGCCGCCAATCTGCCCGCTACCGCGGTCTGGGTGGCAGGCCGGGCCCGGCCCGGCCTGGACTTCGCCGGCAAGCACCTCATGCGGGGCGGAATCGTGCTGCTCGGACTCAAGGTCAGCATCATGGATGTCCTGGGCCTCGGCTGGTTCGCGTTGCTGCTGATCGCAGGAGTGGTGCTGGCAAGCTTTGCCGGAACCTATGGAATCGCGCGCGCCTTCAGGCTTCCGGGTGAAACGTCCCTCCTGATCGCCACCGGCTTTTCGATCTGCGGCGCCTCGGCGATCGGTGCGATGGCGGCCGTGCGCCGGATCAGGCATGTGGACACGGTTCTGCCGGTGGCACTAGTGACGTTGTGCGGAACCCTGGCCATCGGTGTACTGCCCCTGCTGATGCATCCGCTTCAACTCAGCGCCGGGACGTTCGGCGCCTGGACCGGAGCGTCTGTGCACGATGTCGGCCAGGTGGTGGCCACGGCGCAGACCGCAGGCACGGCGGCACTTGGCATCGCCGTCGTCGTCAAACTGACCAGGGTGATCCTGCTGGCACCCATGGTGGCCGCCGCGGGGGTCCAGCAACGAATGGCGGCCCGGCGGCAGGCACAGCCGGGTGGCCAGGAGACAGGCAAGCTGCCACCGGTGATTCCGTTGTTCGTCATCGGCTTTGTGGCGATGGTGGGCCTGCGGTCCACGGGATGGCTTTCCGCCGGCTGGCTCGAGGCAGGAGCGGGACTGCAGGACATCCTGCTCGGCGCTGCACTCTTCGGACTGGGCTCGGCCGTGCGGATCCGCACACTCCTGCACACAGGATCCCGGGCCGTGCTTGCTGCCCTGGCGTCCTGGCTGCTGATCGCCGTGCTGGGTCTCGGGGCCGCGGTGCTCATGATTAGATAG
- a CDS encoding circularly permuted type 2 ATP-grasp protein, producing the protein MSDLFQDYSEAAGRSGAYDEMFAPGQKARKSYGQVAGALRELSLADVSARADSMARTFLDRGVTFDFAGEERPFPLDIVPRVIPANEWDVLERGVAQRVRALEAFLNDVYDKMTVVADGVIPRQLVTTSAHFHRAVQGFEPAGGVRVHVSGIDVVRDAEGTFRVLEDNVRVPSGVSYVLENRRAMAKGLPEAFGQQLIRPVEEYPRRLLSALRKTAPSGVDDPTVVVLTPGVFNSAYFEHTLLAGLMGVELVEGRDLICRGNRVYMRTTAGEQRVDVIYKRIDDEFLDPLQFRSDSMLGCPGLVNAARAGGVTIANAVGNGVADDKLVYSYVPDLIRYYLNEEPVIANVDTFRLEEKEAREHVLDRLAELVVKPVDGSGGKGLVIGPDASKDELAALRKRVIADPRGWIAQPVLQLSTVPTLSGDKFGPRHVDLRPFAVNDGEDVWVLPGGLTRVALKEGSLIVNSSQGGGSKDTWVLADSPQVPVETLPRPAITVRERVSVWPVESNWRDRQTEQQQ; encoded by the coding sequence ATGTCTGACCTATTCCAGGATTACTCCGAGGCCGCCGGCCGATCCGGTGCCTATGACGAGATGTTTGCCCCGGGCCAAAAAGCCCGAAAATCCTATGGGCAGGTGGCCGGGGCCCTCCGCGAACTGTCTCTGGCCGACGTCAGCGCACGCGCCGATTCCATGGCGCGGACCTTCCTGGACCGCGGCGTCACCTTTGACTTCGCGGGGGAGGAGAGGCCGTTCCCGCTGGACATTGTGCCCAGGGTGATCCCCGCCAACGAGTGGGATGTGCTGGAAAGGGGCGTGGCACAACGCGTCCGTGCCCTGGAAGCGTTCCTCAACGACGTCTACGACAAAATGACGGTTGTGGCCGACGGTGTGATCCCGAGGCAGCTGGTCACCACCAGCGCCCACTTCCACCGAGCCGTCCAGGGGTTCGAACCTGCCGGCGGCGTGCGGGTCCACGTGTCCGGCATTGACGTGGTCCGTGATGCCGAGGGCACTTTCCGCGTACTCGAAGACAACGTCCGGGTGCCGTCCGGCGTCAGCTATGTGCTGGAGAACCGCCGGGCCATGGCCAAGGGCCTGCCCGAGGCCTTCGGTCAGCAGCTCATCCGGCCCGTGGAAGAGTACCCCCGCCGCCTCCTGTCGGCATTGCGCAAAACCGCCCCGTCCGGCGTCGACGACCCCACGGTAGTGGTCCTGACGCCCGGCGTCTTCAACAGTGCCTACTTCGAGCACACCCTCCTTGCCGGCCTGATGGGCGTGGAGCTCGTTGAGGGGCGCGACCTCATCTGCCGCGGCAACCGTGTCTACATGCGCACCACCGCGGGCGAACAGCGCGTGGACGTCATCTACAAGCGGATCGACGACGAATTCCTGGACCCCCTGCAGTTCCGCTCCGATTCCATGCTGGGCTGCCCCGGCCTGGTAAACGCCGCCCGCGCCGGCGGTGTGACCATCGCCAACGCAGTGGGCAACGGAGTGGCGGACGACAAACTTGTCTACAGCTACGTACCGGATCTGATCCGGTACTACCTCAATGAGGAACCGGTCATTGCCAACGTGGATACCTTCCGGCTCGAGGAAAAGGAAGCCAGGGAGCACGTCCTTGACCGGCTTGCCGAACTGGTGGTCAAACCTGTGGACGGTTCCGGCGGCAAAGGCCTGGTGATCGGTCCGGATGCGTCCAAGGACGAACTCGCCGCCCTACGCAAGCGGGTTATCGCCGACCCCCGCGGCTGGATCGCACAGCCGGTCCTGCAGCTGTCCACGGTGCCCACGCTCAGCGGCGACAAGTTCGGCCCCCGCCATGTGGATCTTCGCCCGTTCGCAGTGAACGACGGCGAGGACGTCTGGGTGCTTCCCGGCGGTCTCACCCGCGTGGCGCTTAAAGAGGGTTCGCTGATCGTTAACTCCAGCCAGGGCGGCGGTTCCAAGGACACGTGGGTGCTGGCGGATTCCCCGCAGGTCCCGGTGGAAACCCTGCCGCGCCCCGCCATCACGGTGCGCGAACGTGTATCGGTGTGGCCGGTTGAGAGTAATTGGCGCGACCGCCAGACAGAGCAGCAGCAGTGA
- a CDS encoding alpha-E domain-containing protein has product MLSRIAESLFWIGRYVERADGTARILDVHLERLNHLPMEEQRSVAQALLAVMGARPQSEEFGLNELLHALAYDKHSATSIAGSLGAARENARRARETVSSGLWESLNTTYYGLNQHRKDVVGTYRFCNWVLERTAMVSGLADTTVSHDESWLFLVLGRSLERADMTARMLSTRDVLSAGMSWVNMLRCAGAYESFLRTRRAAFGDQHAAEFLLLDRLFPRSIVYALRDADECLAKLDPSAQRVGFINDARRIVGQARTFLEFHRTDDLMSELPEHMERVQKAVSQASDAISRKYFNQADELAWVGEVS; this is encoded by the coding sequence ATGCTTAGCCGTATTGCCGAGTCCCTTTTTTGGATCGGCCGTTATGTTGAACGGGCAGATGGCACTGCCCGCATCCTGGACGTTCACCTGGAGCGCCTTAACCACCTGCCTATGGAGGAGCAGCGAAGCGTTGCCCAAGCACTCCTGGCGGTGATGGGTGCACGGCCGCAGAGTGAGGAGTTCGGGCTCAATGAGCTCCTGCACGCACTGGCATATGACAAGCACAGTGCCACATCCATCGCCGGGTCGCTGGGAGCCGCCCGCGAGAATGCCCGGCGCGCCCGGGAAACGGTGTCCTCTGGACTCTGGGAAAGCCTGAACACCACCTATTACGGGCTGAACCAGCACCGCAAGGACGTAGTGGGGACGTACCGGTTCTGCAACTGGGTCCTGGAGCGCACCGCGATGGTCAGCGGCCTGGCCGACACCACTGTCAGCCACGACGAAAGCTGGCTCTTCCTGGTCCTTGGGCGGTCGCTGGAGCGCGCGGACATGACAGCCCGCATGCTGTCCACCCGTGACGTCCTCTCGGCGGGAATGTCATGGGTCAACATGCTGCGCTGCGCCGGCGCCTACGAATCCTTCCTGCGGACCCGCCGCGCCGCGTTCGGGGACCAGCATGCAGCGGAATTCCTGCTTCTGGACCGGCTCTTCCCCCGGTCCATCGTTTACGCGCTGCGCGACGCCGACGAATGCCTCGCCAAACTTGATCCCTCAGCACAGCGGGTCGGCTTCATCAACGACGCCCGCCGCATTGTCGGCCAGGCACGCACCTTCCTTGAGTTCCACCGGACGGACGATCTGATGTCCGAACTCCCGGAGCACATGGAGCGTGTGCAGAAGGCAGTATCCCAGGCCTCGGACGCCATTTCCCGTAAGTACTTCAATCAGGCGGACGAACTCGCCTGGGTGGGAGAAGTTTCATGA
- a CDS encoding transglutaminase family protein — translation MTRLSITHKTGYLYNQRVTLSYNEARMTPLTDPQQVVLESSMKVSPSQAALSSYRDYWGTRVTAFDMQMPHEHLEVLATTTVEVHRAERIPSDADIVGWDVIRAPETLNQFSDWIPQSRLSAPGEEVLAIIPGVVEGKNPHEAALAVFEWMSGEMAYMKGSTAVTTSAEEAWGQRQGVCQDLAHLAIGALRSCGIPARYVSGYLHPSSTADIGETVAGQSHAWLEWWDGEWRSWDPTNHKPAGDFHVTVARGRDYRDVPPLKGILSGGGGSALNVSVEITRLA, via the coding sequence ATGACCCGGCTTAGCATCACCCACAAGACCGGCTACCTCTACAACCAGCGCGTCACGCTGTCCTACAACGAGGCCCGCATGACGCCGCTCACGGATCCCCAGCAGGTGGTGCTGGAATCCTCGATGAAGGTTTCGCCGTCACAGGCCGCCCTCAGCAGCTACCGCGATTACTGGGGGACCCGCGTTACGGCTTTCGACATGCAGATGCCGCACGAGCACCTTGAGGTCCTGGCCACCACCACCGTGGAAGTCCACCGGGCTGAACGCATTCCCTCGGACGCGGACATCGTGGGCTGGGATGTAATCCGGGCACCCGAGACCCTCAACCAGTTCAGCGACTGGATTCCGCAGTCCCGGCTGAGCGCACCCGGCGAGGAAGTCCTGGCAATCATTCCCGGTGTGGTGGAAGGCAAAAACCCGCATGAGGCAGCCCTGGCTGTTTTCGAATGGATGAGCGGCGAAATGGCCTACATGAAGGGCTCCACGGCCGTCACCACCAGCGCGGAAGAAGCCTGGGGGCAACGGCAGGGCGTCTGCCAGGACCTCGCACACCTGGCTATCGGTGCACTCCGCAGTTGCGGTATCCCGGCACGCTACGTTTCCGGTTACCTGCACCCGAGTTCGACAGCGGACATCGGTGAGACGGTTGCCGGACAATCCCATGCATGGCTGGAATGGTGGGACGGCGAATGGCGGAGCTGGGATCCCACCAACCACAAGCCGGCGGGCGACTTCCACGTCACCGTGGCGCGGGGCCGTGACTATCGCGATGTTCCGCCGCTCAAGGGCATTCTGTCCGGCGGCGGAGGCTCAGCGCTCAACGTCAGCGTGGAGATCACCCGGTTGGCATAG
- a CDS encoding pyridoxamine 5'-phosphate oxidase family protein: MNSEASPEVESLESHECWSLLRTVSVGRLAVWVDDHPDIFPLNYTVDHGTLVFRTGGGTKLDGALADAPVALEADGLDTGSGMAWSVVVKGMAAAVSGTEEVLDTAALYLFPWQAGTKDHFVRIAPGSITGRRFKVTPPMTWWTQQGGAPRSAPE, encoded by the coding sequence ATGAACAGTGAAGCTTCACCTGAGGTGGAAAGCCTGGAAAGCCATGAGTGCTGGAGCCTGCTGCGCACCGTGTCAGTGGGCCGGTTGGCGGTCTGGGTCGATGACCACCCCGACATTTTCCCGCTCAACTACACCGTGGATCACGGCACGCTCGTTTTCCGGACAGGCGGCGGCACCAAACTGGATGGGGCCCTGGCGGATGCCCCGGTGGCGCTGGAAGCCGACGGCCTGGACACCGGCTCCGGAATGGCCTGGAGTGTCGTGGTCAAGGGAATGGCGGCCGCCGTCAGCGGCACGGAAGAGGTCCTGGACACCGCTGCTCTGTATCTTTTCCCCTGGCAGGCGGGCACGAAGGACCACTTTGTCCGCATAGCGCCGGGGTCCATCACCGGGCGGCGGTTCAAGGTGACTCCGCCCATGACCTGGTGGACGCAGCAGGGCGGGGCACCCAGGTCCGCTCCCGAATGA